A stretch of the Deltaproteobacteria bacterium genome encodes the following:
- a CDS encoding aspartyl protease family protein, translating into MVRRFSAALVVLLGLGCGESVRYDGVPGQPIAVTLIANTPAIPLRVNDVAEQLAVVDTGAPLTLLSRNAYPTLAAGRQVVTLGAFGLAFPEREVGVAALFSENGPCVDKPPAGLVGGDLLRFFRVGLDHRARTMALFADEAELPAQEVDAKLVVPAEVVGGGQAVLPGGALLEVPATRFLVTVETEGRSLPAMIDTGASMSVVSRGLLERLGEAGRPALCCESVSFVNGKTQAKVVRLKDLKVGGLKVTSLAALVIDDPAFFSALNQETRRSIDLLLGNNWLREAAVTFDYPAEQLELRTYRRPSVTSEDYLLPGFSFCKAAQAEQGMVVLDVFKGSDAERQGVRTGERLVAVDGQDLSRLSKSQALELFRRLGSGARPTLSFGAGGTPLKRAVAVEALLPDYH; encoded by the coding sequence GTGGTTCGTCGTTTTTCAGCGGCGCTGGTCGTCCTCCTCGGGCTGGGGTGTGGGGAGTCCGTTCGGTACGACGGGGTCCCCGGGCAGCCCATCGCCGTCACGCTCATCGCCAACACCCCCGCCATTCCGCTCCGCGTGAACGACGTCGCGGAGCAGCTCGCCGTGGTGGACACCGGCGCGCCCCTCACGCTCCTCTCCCGGAACGCCTACCCGACGCTCGCGGCCGGGCGCCAGGTCGTGACCCTCGGCGCGTTTGGCCTCGCCTTTCCCGAGCGCGAGGTGGGGGTGGCCGCGCTCTTCTCGGAGAACGGGCCGTGCGTGGACAAGCCGCCGGCCGGGCTCGTCGGCGGCGACCTCCTGCGCTTCTTTCGCGTGGGCCTCGACCACCGGGCACGCACGATGGCGCTCTTCGCCGACGAGGCCGAGCTTCCGGCGCAGGAGGTGGACGCGAAGCTCGTGGTCCCTGCCGAGGTGGTGGGCGGCGGTCAGGCGGTGCTCCCCGGCGGCGCGCTCCTCGAGGTGCCGGCCACCCGCTTCCTCGTCACGGTGGAGACCGAGGGGCGCTCCCTACCCGCGATGATCGACACGGGGGCCTCGATGAGCGTCGTCAGCCGCGGGCTCCTCGAGCGTCTCGGCGAGGCCGGGCGGCCCGCGCTCTGCTGCGAGTCGGTATCGTTCGTGAACGGTAAGACCCAGGCCAAGGTGGTGCGGCTGAAGGACCTGAAGGTGGGCGGCCTGAAGGTGACGAGCCTGGCGGCGCTGGTCATCGACGACCCCGCCTTCTTCAGCGCGCTCAACCAGGAGACCCGCCGCAGCATCGATCTGCTCCTCGGCAACAACTGGCTGCGCGAGGCCGCCGTGACCTTCGACTACCCGGCCGAGCAGCTCGAGCTCCGCACGTACCGCCGCCCCTCGGTCACGAGCGAGGACTACCTGCTCCCCGGCTTCTCCTTCTGTAAGGCGGCGCAGGCCGAGCAGGGGATGGTGGTGCTCGACGTCTTCAAGGGCTCGGACGCCGAGCGCCAAGGGGTGAGGACGGGAGAGCGGCTCGTCGCGGTGGACGGGCAGGACCTCTCGCGGCTGTCGAAGAGCCAGGCGCTCGAGCTCTTTCGCCGGCTGGGCTCCGGCGCCAGGCCCACGCTTTCCTTTGGGGCGGGGGGCACGCCGCTCAAGAGGGCCGTGGCCGTCGAGGCGCTTCTTCCCGATTATCACTAA
- a CDS encoding diacylglycerol kinase: MTNPLLSSPVSAPSTDRPKVAVVLNGNAKAVNDALIADVRRVLADETLYVSQSLEQAEFIARQIVNRGYDVVLCGGGDGTFTRVASDVMALDPARPPAFGVLRLGTGNALADTLGAGPRGLAGIVADLHRAHSPDARRSLSVLKVEGRLAPFAGVGLDGLVLQDYNAVKDGLEKTPLRALGKGAPGYALAIGTRSVWRYMFNEPPEVIVRNEGAPARRMDLQGRPIGRPIPRGEVLYRGPVAIAAASTIPFYGLGLKLFPQAGLRQDRFQLRIANMGAYAILSKLPALFRGEFTHERLWDFQCSAVSIHAPNGAPFQIGGDLLGSREQVFIGMEEVQAVSGAAATNIATSGRVGRSSSLSLPTHAVAQ; encoded by the coding sequence ATGACAAACCCGCTGCTTTCCAGCCCCGTTTCCGCCCCCAGCACGGATCGCCCCAAGGTGGCCGTGGTGCTCAACGGGAACGCCAAGGCCGTCAACGACGCGCTCATCGCGGACGTGCGGCGCGTGCTGGCCGACGAGACCCTGTACGTCTCCCAGTCCCTCGAGCAGGCCGAGTTCATCGCGCGGCAGATCGTGAATCGGGGCTACGACGTGGTGCTCTGCGGCGGCGGAGACGGAACGTTTACCCGCGTGGCCAGCGACGTGATGGCGCTCGACCCCGCGCGCCCCCCGGCCTTCGGCGTGCTTCGCCTCGGCACCGGCAACGCGCTCGCCGACACGCTGGGCGCCGGTCCGCGTGGCCTCGCCGGGATCGTGGCCGACCTGCACCGGGCGCACAGCCCCGACGCGCGCCGCTCCCTCTCCGTCCTCAAGGTGGAAGGGCGACTCGCGCCGTTTGCCGGCGTGGGGCTGGATGGCCTCGTGCTGCAGGACTACAACGCGGTGAAGGACGGCCTCGAGAAGACCCCGCTGCGCGCCCTCGGCAAGGGGGCCCCGGGCTACGCGCTGGCCATCGGCACGCGGTCGGTGTGGCGGTACATGTTCAACGAGCCCCCCGAGGTCATCGTGCGCAACGAAGGCGCGCCGGCCCGCCGCATGGACCTGCAGGGGCGCCCGATCGGACGGCCGATCCCGCGGGGCGAGGTGCTCTACCGCGGCCCGGTGGCCATCGCCGCCGCCTCCACGATTCCGTTCTATGGGCTGGGCCTGAAGCTCTTCCCGCAGGCGGGGCTGCGTCAGGACCGCTTTCAGCTCCGCATCGCGAACATGGGCGCGTACGCCATCCTCTCGAAGCTGCCGGCGCTCTTCCGGGGCGAGTTCACCCACGAGCGGCTCTGGGACTTCCAGTGCTCGGCCGTGTCGATCCACGCCCCGAACGGCGCGCCCTTCCAGATCGGCGGCGACCTGCTCGGCTCGCGCGAGCAGGTCTTCATCGGCATGGAAGAGGTTCAGGCCGTGAGCGGCGCCGCGGCGACCAACATCGCGACGAGCGGTCGCGTCGGCCGCAGCTCGTCGCTCAGCCTCCCGACCCACGCCGTCGCGCAGTAA
- a CDS encoding sigma 54-dependent Fis family transcriptional regulator, with the protein MSNRRDDETRILAPRDGGTERRYRRKLKLEVVAGPDAGRSLPVQERVLHLGTQPGNTLQLSDDTVSRIHLEVRATAEGLRLRDLGSSNGTWVGGVRVLEAIVQPGAVVTLGNSQVRLDTLDEQVAESLSPRHGFGELVGQTDAMRAIFSLLERVAPTDETVLITGETGTGKELCARSIVAASPRRDRPLVIVDCGAIPPNLLESELFGHAKGAFTSAVSDYKGAFERANGGTIFLDEIGELPLEFQTRLLRAVENRSIRRVGDSREIPLDIRILAATNRCLEAEVNRGTFRADLYYRLSVVRINLPALRERPDDLEAIARHLMRELRLDGGAELDAEQLEQLKRHTWPGNVRELRNYLRRVALGDVVHAAAVNAAVVAREPDAPPVDLSLSFKDAKEAAIESFERAYLEALLKETRGNISQAARVAQTDRTYLSRLLSKYQIRG; encoded by the coding sequence ATGTCCAACCGCCGCGACGACGAAACCCGCATCCTCGCGCCCCGTGACGGGGGAACCGAACGCCGCTACCGGCGCAAGCTGAAGCTCGAGGTGGTGGCGGGCCCCGACGCGGGCCGCTCTTTGCCCGTGCAGGAGCGCGTGCTCCACCTCGGCACGCAGCCCGGCAACACGCTGCAGCTCTCCGACGACACGGTCTCGCGCATCCACCTCGAGGTGCGAGCCACCGCCGAGGGGCTGCGCCTGCGGGACCTCGGCTCGAGCAACGGCACCTGGGTCGGTGGGGTGCGCGTCCTCGAGGCGATCGTGCAGCCGGGGGCGGTGGTGACGCTCGGCAACTCGCAGGTGCGGCTCGACACGCTGGACGAGCAGGTGGCCGAATCGCTCAGCCCGCGGCACGGCTTCGGCGAGCTCGTCGGGCAGACCGACGCCATGCGCGCCATCTTCTCGCTCCTCGAACGCGTGGCGCCCACCGACGAGACGGTGCTCATCACCGGCGAGACGGGGACCGGCAAGGAGCTCTGCGCGCGGTCGATCGTCGCCGCCAGCCCGCGACGCGACCGGCCGCTCGTGATCGTGGACTGCGGGGCGATCCCCCCCAACCTGCTCGAGAGCGAGCTCTTCGGCCACGCGAAGGGCGCCTTCACAAGCGCCGTGAGCGACTACAAGGGGGCCTTCGAGCGCGCGAACGGCGGAACGATCTTCCTCGACGAGATCGGCGAGCTCCCGCTGGAGTTCCAGACGCGGCTCCTCCGCGCGGTCGAGAACCGCAGCATCCGGCGGGTGGGGGACAGCCGCGAGATCCCGCTCGACATCCGCATCTTGGCCGCCACGAACCGCTGCCTCGAGGCCGAGGTGAACCGCGGCACCTTCCGCGCGGACCTCTACTATCGGCTCTCGGTGGTGCGGATAAACCTCCCGGCGCTGCGCGAGCGCCCGGACGACCTGGAGGCCATCGCGCGGCACCTGATGCGCGAGCTCCGGCTCGACGGCGGCGCGGAGCTGGACGCCGAGCAACTCGAGCAGCTGAAGCGCCACACCTGGCCCGGCAACGTGCGCGAGCTGCGGAACTACCTGCGTCGCGTGGCGCTCGGCGACGTGGTCCACGCCGCGGCGGTGAACGCAGCGGTGGTCGCACGCGAACCCGACGCTCCGCCGGTAGATCTCTCCCTCTCCTTCAAGGACGCGAAGGAGGCGGCCATCGAGTCCTTCGAGCGGGCCTACCTCGAGGCGCTCCTCAAGGAGACGCGCGGCAACATCTCCCAGGCGGCGCGCGTGGCGCAGACCGACCGCACCTACCTCAGCCGACTGCTCTCCAAGTATCAGATCCGGGGCTAG
- a CDS encoding penicillin-insensitive murein endopeptidase, with the protein MRFVQALIISLFSCSLAYASQPSDSALDDLPGSAGAKLAKGGRRTGKVRRPARPAHRRWRRFHQLESSTGLMVRNPDRAWGTFTTVSRLAELGREYQRRYPDALPIMVHDLSAKRGGVLKPHRSHRTGRDADVRMILRKPTKFSTPASPWTLDLERTWFVFSTLLRSREVQFIFLDRRLQRTLYRYLKAQGSSKGELARLFQYPRAKNHNQGLIRHEPGHADHFHVRFHPDGYLPPSREVAQGPALSERVEVAAR; encoded by the coding sequence ATGCGGTTTGTCCAAGCTCTCATCATCTCGCTGTTTTCTTGTTCTCTTGCGTACGCTTCTCAGCCCAGTGATTCGGCCCTCGACGACCTTCCGGGTTCGGCGGGGGCGAAGCTCGCGAAGGGCGGGCGGCGCACCGGCAAGGTCCGCCGCCCCGCGCGCCCGGCCCATCGGCGCTGGCGCCGCTTCCACCAGCTCGAGAGCAGCACGGGGCTCATGGTCCGGAATCCGGACCGGGCGTGGGGCACCTTCACCACGGTAAGCCGCCTGGCGGAGCTCGGCCGGGAATACCAGCGGCGCTACCCCGACGCGCTCCCCATCATGGTCCACGACCTCAGCGCCAAGCGCGGCGGCGTGCTCAAGCCGCACCGCTCGCACCGCACCGGTCGGGACGCCGATGTACGCATGATCCTTCGGAAACCTACCAAGTTCTCGACGCCGGCCTCCCCCTGGACGCTGGACCTCGAGCGGACCTGGTTCGTCTTCTCGACGTTGCTCCGCTCGCGCGAGGTGCAGTTCATCTTTCTCGACCGGCGGCTGCAACGCACGCTGTACCGGTACCTGAAGGCCCAGGGGAGCTCGAAGGGCGAGCTCGCACGCCTCTTCCAGTATCCTCGGGCGAAGAACCACAACCAGGGCCTCATCCGCCACGAGCCAGGGCACGCGGACCACTTCCACGTGCGCTTCCACCCCGACGGTTACCTGCCGCCCAGCCGGGAAGTCGCGCAGGGTCCGGCCCTCTCCGAACGCGTGGAAGTCGCTGCCAGGTAA
- a CDS encoding PAS domain S-box protein, producing MSNARHPPERPPAAVQSGEGTITGTGFAALVEASDPQALLRFQARILQQLGDLVVICDLQGRVLYWNDGAARIFGYAAEELLGEHPDFLYPTKGDARWQEDLQEILGGGMRRTAWEGRRKDGRPVFLDVDAKLIRDDRDRPVALCAVAKDVTDRVQVEEQLRQAQKMEAVGRLAGGVAHDFNNVLTVISCHTALLLNELEPGSSLREDLEAIRGASDRAATLTRQLLAFSRKLVLQPVVLNLNAVLTELAEMLRRVLGEDIDLRLGLDPALGQVKVDRHELEHAIWQLAANSRDAMPRGGHMIIETANVELAGEHIHGSAESPSGPHVLLAVSDSGCGMDAATRARVFEPFYTTKGLGQGSGLGLASVYGIVKQSGGHISVFSEPGQGSTFKIYLPRVEEAAKVTSAPGVLGEVIPGWETVLLVEDEPLVRDLARRILRQYGYTVLEARTPQEALQLFSSYAPSIRLLVTDVLLPDLRGNELARRMTTLQPSLKVLYISGYADAGQSDPDIDPQNVRFLSKPFTPQALARKVRDTLDH from the coding sequence ATGTCCAACGCTCGACATCCGCCCGAAAGACCCCCCGCCGCCGTGCAGAGCGGGGAGGGCACCATCACGGGGACCGGGTTCGCCGCCCTCGTGGAGGCGAGCGATCCCCAGGCCCTGCTGCGCTTCCAGGCGCGCATCCTCCAGCAGCTCGGAGACCTGGTCGTGATCTGCGATCTGCAGGGGCGGGTCCTGTACTGGAACGACGGGGCGGCCCGGATCTTCGGCTACGCCGCCGAGGAGCTGCTGGGCGAGCACCCGGACTTCCTCTACCCGACGAAGGGCGACGCGCGGTGGCAGGAGGACCTGCAGGAGATCCTCGGGGGCGGGATGCGCCGCACGGCCTGGGAGGGGCGACGCAAGGATGGGCGGCCGGTCTTTCTGGACGTGGACGCCAAGCTGATTCGCGACGACCGGGATCGTCCGGTGGCCCTCTGCGCGGTGGCCAAGGACGTCACCGATCGCGTGCAGGTCGAGGAGCAGCTGCGCCAGGCGCAGAAGATGGAGGCCGTGGGCCGGCTCGCCGGCGGCGTAGCGCACGACTTCAACAACGTCCTCACGGTCATCTCGTGCCACACGGCGCTGCTGCTGAACGAGCTCGAGCCCGGCTCGTCGCTGCGCGAGGACCTCGAAGCCATTCGCGGCGCCTCCGACCGCGCGGCCACCCTTACGCGGCAGCTCCTCGCCTTCAGCCGCAAGCTCGTGCTGCAGCCCGTGGTGCTGAACCTCAACGCGGTGCTCACCGAACTGGCCGAGATGCTCCGCCGCGTCCTGGGCGAGGACATCGACCTGCGCCTCGGCCTCGACCCCGCCCTCGGGCAGGTGAAGGTGGACCGGCACGAGCTCGAGCACGCCATCTGGCAGCTCGCCGCCAACAGCCGCGACGCCATGCCCCGCGGCGGACACATGATCATCGAGACCGCCAACGTGGAGCTCGCCGGCGAGCATATCCACGGCAGCGCCGAATCCCCGAGCGGCCCCCACGTGCTCCTCGCCGTGAGCGACAGCGGCTGCGGCATGGACGCCGCCACGCGGGCGCGCGTCTTCGAGCCCTTCTACACCACGAAGGGGCTCGGCCAGGGGTCGGGGCTCGGGCTCGCGTCGGTCTACGGCATCGTGAAGCAGAGCGGCGGCCACATCTCCGTCTTCAGCGAGCCGGGTCAGGGCTCCACCTTCAAGATCTACCTGCCCCGAGTGGAAGAGGCGGCGAAGGTCACCAGCGCGCCCGGCGTCCTCGGGGAGGTCATCCCGGGCTGGGAGACCGTGCTCCTCGTCGAGGACGAGCCGCTGGTGCGCGACCTCGCGCGCCGCATTCTCCGGCAGTATGGCTACACCGTCCTCGAGGCGCGCACGCCCCAGGAGGCGCTGCAGCTCTTCTCGTCCTACGCCCCGAGCATCCGGCTGCTCGTCACCGACGTGCTGCTCCCCGACCTCCGCGGCAACGAGCTGGCACGGCGCATGACGACGCTCCAGCCCTCGCTGAAGGTGCTCTACATCTCGGGCTACGCCGACGCCGGACAGAGCGACCCCGACATCGACCCTCAGAACGTGCGCTTCCTGAGCAAACCCTTCACGCCGCAAGCCCTCGCCCGCAAGGTCCGCGACACGCTCGACCACTGA
- a CDS encoding sigma-70 family RNA polymerase sigma factor has translation MPLLSGDRRLLELFRRGDREALARVYDEYAPAVAAFLARGFTFSSRGRLLEFRGFRQPFDLENALQETFVRAFSERARLSYDGLSPYRSYLSAIARNLVLSELRRREVAMSQLVHSRDGGEVPPLDAVDEAEPLGAEGPRPTAEADYLQQELQRLYAHFVEELVATDRAFFEARFERQETQLQAGQAAGLSHMQARTLEKKLRKRFLKFMQSKGYLEGYGERPLPVTS, from the coding sequence ATGCCGCTGTTGAGCGGCGACCGGCGCTTGCTGGAGCTGTTCCGCCGGGGTGATAGAGAGGCGCTAGCGCGGGTGTACGACGAGTACGCCCCGGCCGTGGCCGCCTTTCTGGCCCGTGGGTTCACCTTCTCGAGCAGAGGCCGCCTCTTGGAATTCCGCGGGTTCCGACAGCCCTTCGACCTCGAGAACGCGCTGCAGGAGACCTTCGTGCGCGCCTTCTCGGAGCGGGCCCGCCTCTCCTACGACGGCCTCTCGCCCTACCGCAGCTACCTGTCGGCCATCGCGCGCAACCTGGTGCTGAGCGAGCTCCGCCGACGCGAGGTGGCGATGAGCCAGCTCGTGCACTCGCGCGACGGCGGCGAGGTCCCCCCTCTCGACGCGGTCGACGAGGCCGAGCCCCTCGGGGCCGAGGGTCCCCGCCCCACCGCCGAGGCCGACTACCTGCAACAGGAGCTCCAGCGGCTCTACGCGCACTTCGTGGAGGAGCTCGTCGCGACCGACCGCGCCTTCTTCGAGGCCCGCTTCGAGCGCCAGGAGACGCAGCTCCAGGCGGGGCAGGCGGCGGGGCTCTCGCACATGCAGGCGCGCACGCTCGAGAAGAAGCTGCGCAAGCGCTTCCTCAAGTTCATGCAGTCGAAGGGCTACCTCGAGGGCTACGGCGAGAGGCCGCTGCCGGTGACCTCATGA
- a CDS encoding response regulator, whose translation MNPHKDPSMDPTMVIADDDAELRAAVARILRRRFPDVLVVEAEDGEMALDLVDDQVVCVVADVNMPYRDGFSVCWTLRHSDAFAPWHDVPVILMSGAFHDRPALERAWMAGSAFVVPKPFNEERLVRAVASTTGLVPVRRETPPELPAPLALPAMPRPNVEALWLPDDLFPELVFDRLRKA comes from the coding sequence ATGAACCCACACAAAGACCCCTCGATGGACCCCACGATGGTGATCGCCGACGACGACGCCGAGCTGCGCGCCGCGGTGGCCCGGATCCTTCGGCGCAGGTTTCCCGACGTCTTGGTCGTCGAGGCCGAGGATGGCGAGATGGCCCTCGACCTGGTGGACGATCAGGTCGTGTGCGTGGTCGCCGACGTGAACATGCCCTATCGGGATGGCTTCTCGGTCTGCTGGACCCTGCGCCACTCCGACGCCTTCGCCCCGTGGCACGACGTGCCGGTGATCCTCATGTCGGGGGCCTTCCACGACCGGCCGGCCCTCGAGCGGGCGTGGATGGCGGGGAGCGCGTTCGTCGTGCCCAAGCCCTTCAACGAAGAGCGGCTGGTGCGCGCGGTGGCGAGCACCACGGGGCTCGTGCCCGTGCGGCGCGAGACGCCTCCGGAGCTCCCGGCGCCGCTCGCGTTGCCCGCGATGCCGCGCCCGAACGTGGAGGCCCTGTGGCTGCCGGACGACCTCTTCCCGGAGCTGGTCTTCGATCGGCTGCGAAAGGCGTGA